The following coding sequences are from one Clostridioides difficile ATCC 9689 = DSM 1296 window:
- a CDS encoding Rossmann-like domain-containing protein has product MNIFDILRDYLLVQVDKYNLNMDMISIVSKSLSSKEAIGNTKRKDFPIIVGKEIMLEADFKGAKGQAFTSTPSTFEGSLKDILSLDLHDNSHDRSLFIASLNAVMKYLGKTDRTIHCKNNEPEVCAKKFPEFIKMEFGNPKVAIIGYQPAIIDNIKDFFETRVLDLNPEFVDTIQYNVKIEDGIRDYEDVISWADLVICTGSTLCNNSIINFLSLNKPVYYYGTTIAGASNILGLKRLCFCSK; this is encoded by the coding sequence ATGAATATATTTGATATTTTGAGAGATTATCTATTAGTACAAGTCGATAAATATAATTTAAATATGGATATGATAAGTATTGTGTCCAAATCTCTATCTTCAAAAGAAGCAATTGGAAATACTAAGCGTAAAGATTTCCCAATTATAGTTGGTAAAGAAATAATGCTTGAAGCTGACTTTAAAGGAGCTAAAGGACAAGCATTTACTTCTACTCCATCTACATTTGAAGGTTCTTTAAAAGACATATTATCATTAGATTTACATGACAATTCTCATGATAGAAGTCTTTTTATAGCATCATTAAATGCAGTTATGAAATACTTAGGCAAGACGGATAGAACCATTCATTGTAAAAATAACGAGCCAGAGGTATGTGCAAAAAAATTCCCTGAGTTTATAAAAATGGAATTTGGTAATCCAAAAGTAGCAATTATAGGATATCAACCAGCCATAATTGATAATATTAAGGACTTTTTCGAAACAAGAGTATTAGATTTAAATCCTGAATTTGTGGATACTATTCAATATAATGTTAAGATTGAAGATGGTATACGAGATTATGAAGATGTAATATCTTGGGCTGATTTAGTGATTTGCACAGGAAGTACATTATGTAATAACTCAATTATAAATTTTCTATCACTTAACAAACCAGTTTACTATTATGGAACTACGATAGCTGGTGCATCAAATATTTTAGGTTTAAAAAGACTCTGTTTTTGTAGTAAATAA
- a CDS encoding ATP-binding cassette domain-containing protein: MLKIKNLSLDLPNFKLQENSLNINNHEYFVLLGASGSGKTLFLETLAGRYPSAKGNVSYKENLISNLPPENRNIGFVYQNFELFPNMNVEDNIRFPLKLRKIPIDEQILKANHLSKLMQIEDIKNRYPKNLSGGEKQRVAFARALIAEPDILLLDEPMSSLDYITKKHISKILKDVYIKYKPTVIHVTHDISEAMFFAHKIGIMNNGKINHIFDLNEEIKNKGESFFYEYI; the protein is encoded by the coding sequence ATGTTAAAAATAAAAAATTTATCTCTTGATTTACCTAATTTTAAATTACAAGAAAATAGTTTAAATATTAATAATCATGAATACTTTGTTTTATTAGGAGCTAGTGGGTCAGGTAAAACTCTATTTCTAGAAACATTAGCAGGAAGATATCCATCTGCTAAAGGAAATGTATCATACAAAGAAAATTTAATATCAAACTTACCTCCAGAAAATAGAAATATAGGATTTGTATATCAAAATTTTGAATTATTTCCAAATATGAATGTTGAAGATAATATAAGGTTTCCACTTAAATTGAGAAAAATACCTATAGATGAACAGATTCTTAAGGCTAACCACTTGTCTAAATTAATGCAGATAGAAGATATAAAAAATAGGTATCCTAAAAATTTAAGTGGAGGCGAAAAGCAACGAGTTGCTTTTGCACGTGCCTTAATAGCTGAACCTGATATATTACTTTTAGATGAACCTATGAGTTCATTGGATTATATTACAAAAAAACATATAAGCAAAATTTTGAAGGATGTCTACATAAAATACAAACCAACAGTGATTCATGTTACTCATGATATTTCTGAAGCAATGTTTTTTGCTCATAAGATAGGAATAATGAACAATGGAAAAATAAATCATATTTTTGATTTAAATGAAGAAATAAAAAATAAAGGAGAATCTTTTTTCTATGAATATATTTGA
- the rpiB gene encoding ribose 5-phosphate isomerase B, whose product MKISIGCDHGGYELKEYIKENLINKGIEVEDVGTNSKESVDFPIYAKKVSQNVQSKKSDLGILCCGTGIGMSIAANKFKGIRAAVVSDCFSAKATREHNNTNVLCLGERVIGKGLAMRIVEEWLNSSYNGERHARRLQMIDDIEKENL is encoded by the coding sequence ATGAAAATATCTATTGGATGTGACCATGGTGGTTATGAATTAAAGGAATATATAAAGGAAAATTTAATAAATAAAGGTATAGAAGTTGAAGATGTGGGTACAAATTCAAAAGAAAGTGTAGATTTTCCAATATATGCAAAAAAGGTAAGTCAAAATGTTCAAAGTAAAAAATCTGATTTAGGCATACTTTGTTGTGGAACAGGAATAGGTATGTCTATTGCAGCAAATAAGTTTAAAGGAATCAGAGCAGCTGTTGTTTCTGACTGTTTTTCAGCTAAGGCAACTAGAGAACACAATAATACAAATGTACTTTGTTTAGGAGAAAGAGTTATTGGGAAAGGATTAGCAATGAGAATTGTTGAAGAATGGTTAAATTCAAGTTATAATGGAGAAAGACATGCAAGAAGATTACAAATGATTGATGATATAGAAAAAGAAAATTTATAA
- a CDS encoding response regulator transcription factor → MNQNILVVDDDREIVDAIEFYLRPDNFNVLKAYDGLEALDILIENDIKLIIMDVMMPNLDGLKTTLKIREKRNIPIILLSAKSEDMDKIIGLNMGADDYITKPFNPLELTARVKSQLRRYINLGDFSNTNNSNDTNYILKSGGLELNTDTKIVSLDGEEIKMTPLEYKILTLLMSRKGKIFSSHEIYENVWNEDAYSCERTIAVHIRRIREKIEINPKEPKYLKVVWGIGYKIEKLNY, encoded by the coding sequence TTGAATCAAAATATATTGGTTGTAGATGATGATAGAGAGATAGTTGATGCTATAGAGTTCTATTTGAGACCTGATAACTTTAATGTTTTAAAGGCATATGATGGACTTGAAGCATTGGACATACTAATCGAAAATGATATTAAATTAATAATAATGGATGTAATGATGCCCAATTTAGATGGGCTTAAAACTACACTTAAAATAAGAGAAAAAAGGAATATACCAATAATTCTCTTATCTGCAAAATCAGAAGATATGGACAAAATTATAGGTCTTAATATGGGTGCTGATGACTATATAACTAAACCATTTAATCCACTAGAACTTACTGCTCGAGTAAAATCTCAACTTAGAAGGTATATAAATTTAGGTGATTTTAGTAATACAAATAACTCAAATGATACTAATTATATTCTAAAAAGTGGTGGCCTAGAGCTAAATACAGATACAAAAATAGTTTCTTTAGATGGTGAGGAAATTAAAATGACACCACTTGAATATAAAATACTTACACTTCTTATGTCACGAAAAGGTAAAATTTTCTCTTCTCATGAGATTTATGAAAATGTCTGGAATGAGGATGCTTATAGTTGTGAGAGAACTATTGCTGTTCATATTAGAAGAATTAGAGAAAAGATTGAAATTAATCCAAAAGAACCAAAATATTTAAAGGTGGTGTGGGGCATTGGTTACAAAATTGAAAAACTTAATTATTAA
- a CDS encoding ribulose-phosphate 3-epimerase — MSIICASIMCADQMKLKEELEALEEAGVKLLHCDVMDGIFVKNLAMGPELLKSISENTTIPLDIHLATETPDKYIDMMSYIKPKYISFHVESSTNVKADIQKLRNYGIGPVLAISPQTSVDKIEEYISLVEGILVMTVNPGFAGQKFNLSVLDKLDKLTEILKDYDNPPFIEVDGNINKDTIKLMNGKKVDIYVVGTSALFNDKPPISYKDKIEELKESIK, encoded by the coding sequence ATGTCTATTATTTGTGCTTCAATAATGTGTGCAGACCAAATGAAGTTAAAAGAGGAATTAGAAGCTCTTGAAGAAGCAGGTGTAAAATTACTTCATTGTGATGTTATGGATGGAATATTTGTTAAAAACTTGGCTATGGGACCAGAGTTATTAAAATCAATAAGTGAAAATACAACAATACCTTTAGACATACACTTAGCCACAGAAACTCCAGATAAATATATTGATATGATGTCTTATATAAAGCCAAAATATATTTCTTTTCATGTAGAATCAAGTACAAATGTAAAAGCTGATATACAAAAGTTAAGAAATTATGGTATAGGGCCAGTGTTAGCAATAAGCCCTCAAACAAGTGTGGATAAAATAGAAGAATATATAAGTTTAGTTGAGGGTATCTTAGTAATGACAGTAAATCCAGGGTTTGCAGGTCAAAAGTTTAATCTTTCTGTATTGGATAAGTTGGATAAACTTACAGAGATACTAAAAGATTATGATAATCCTCCATTTATAGAGGTTGATGGAAATATAAATAAGGATACTATTAAACTTATGAATGGTAAAAAAGTAGATATATATGTTGTTGGTACTTCAGCTTTATTTAATGATAAGCCTCCAATTTCATATAAAGATAAAATAGAAGAACTAAAAGAAAGTATAAAGTAA
- a CDS encoding cold-shock protein, protein MNNGIVKWFNNEKGFGFISMESGDDVFAHFSAIQTSGFKSLEEGQKVSFDIVKGARGPQAENITIL, encoded by the coding sequence ATGAATAATGGAATAGTAAAATGGTTTAATAATGAAAAAGGATTTGGATTTATATCAATGGAAAGTGGAGATGACGTATTTGCTCATTTCTCAGCTATACAAACTTCAGGATTTAAATCATTAGAAGAAGGTCAAAAAGTAAGCTTTGATATAGTTAAAGGCGCTAGAGGTCCTCAAGCAGAAAATATAACTATATTATAA
- a CDS encoding phosphoglucomutase, whose amino-acid sequence MGDLYKLQNGTDIRGIAYENDSKEVNLTVEEVKKIAKAFHIWLKEKTKKDKVTVAIGTDSRITGSQFRSTVIETLTNDDCNVIDCEIATTPAMFMTTIMDGYNSDGAIMITASHLPYYYNGLKFFTESGGLEKTDIKEMLDIAVKNDSVDYEEVNKKGEVIVKNLIEDYSNLLIDKIRKGVNSSKNYEKPFSGLKILVDAGNGAGGFFAEKVLHILGADTTGSQFLNPDGMFPNHIPNPENKEAMESICKAVLDNKSDLGIIFDTDVDRAAIVGKNGKPINKNALIAVISSIVLEEHPKTAIVTDSITSEGLAKFINELQGRHHRFKRGYKNVINEAIRLNSEGEECHLAIETSGHAALKENYFLDDGAYLIAKILIKVAKLSLEGKTIEELIENLEEAQEEKEVRIGINKEDFRTYAEDILKDLDSHVKSIDGWSVAPNNFEGIRVNCDESNGDGWFLLRISLHEPLLALNIESNKIGGAEQIYSKLKLFLEKYDLKGL is encoded by the coding sequence ATGGGAGACCTATATAAACTACAAAATGGTACTGATATTAGAGGAATAGCGTATGAAAATGATTCTAAAGAAGTTAACCTAACTGTAGAAGAAGTAAAAAAAATAGCTAAAGCGTTTCATATTTGGTTAAAAGAAAAGACTAAGAAAGATAAAGTAACTGTTGCCATAGGAACTGATTCTAGGATAACAGGAAGCCAATTTAGAAGTACTGTTATTGAAACTTTAACTAATGATGATTGTAATGTAATTGATTGTGAGATTGCCACAACTCCAGCTATGTTTATGACAACTATTATGGATGGATACAATTCTGATGGGGCGATTATGATTACAGCAAGTCACTTACCTTATTACTATAATGGTTTAAAGTTTTTCACAGAAAGTGGAGGTTTAGAAAAAACTGATATAAAAGAGATGTTGGATATAGCTGTTAAAAATGATAGTGTAGACTATGAGGAAGTAAATAAAAAAGGTGAAGTTATAGTAAAAAATTTAATAGAAGATTATTCTAATTTATTGATAGATAAAATTAGAAAAGGTGTAAATTCAAGTAAAAATTATGAAAAGCCTTTTTCTGGGCTTAAGATATTGGTTGATGCAGGAAATGGGGCTGGTGGATTCTTTGCTGAAAAAGTTTTACACATACTGGGAGCAGATACGACAGGTAGTCAGTTTTTGAACCCAGATGGTATGTTCCCAAATCATATACCTAATCCCGAAAACAAAGAAGCAATGGAAAGCATATGTAAAGCTGTGTTGGATAATAAGAGCGACCTAGGAATAATCTTTGATACAGATGTAGACAGAGCTGCTATTGTAGGTAAAAATGGCAAACCAATAAATAAAAATGCTCTTATAGCTGTTATATCATCAATAGTATTAGAAGAACATCCAAAAACAGCTATAGTAACAGATTCGATTACTTCTGAAGGACTTGCTAAATTTATAAATGAATTACAAGGAAGACATCATAGATTTAAAAGAGGATATAAAAATGTAATAAATGAAGCTATAAGATTAAATAGTGAAGGTGAAGAGTGCCATTTAGCTATAGAAACGTCTGGACATGCTGCTTTAAAAGAAAATTATTTCTTAGATGATGGGGCATATTTAATAGCTAAAATTTTAATAAAAGTAGCAAAGCTATCCTTGGAAGGAAAGACTATAGAAGAATTGATAGAAAACCTTGAAGAAGCTCAAGAAGAGAAAGAAGTTAGAATAGGCATTAATAAAGAAGATTTTAGAACATATGCAGAGGATATATTAAAAGATTTAGATTCTCATGTTAAGAGTATTGATGGATGGTCTGTAGCACCAAATAATTTTGAAGGCATAAGAGTTAATTGTGATGAATCAAATGGAGATGGATGGTTTTTACTTAGAATATCACTACATGAACCATTATTAGCTTTAAATATTGAATCAAATAAAATTGGCGGAGCAGAACAAATTTATTCTAAGTTAAAACTTTTCTTAGAAAAATATGATTTAAAAGGTCTTTAG
- a CDS encoding transposase, translated as MTKYDFNFKLKVAKFYLNREGRDILIVKQYGVYNHSQVERWVNILGECALKIKKIFYTIWFKLDVINYMMITKYSVQ; from the coding sequence ATGACTAAATATGATTTTAATTTCAAATTAAAAGTAGCTAAATTTTATTTGAATAGAGAAGGAAGAGATATTTTAATAGTAAAACAATATGGAGTTTATAACCATTCTCAAGTTGAAAGATGGGTTAATATATTAGGAGAGTGTGCACTAAAAATAAAAAAAATTTTCTATACTATATGGTTCAAGTTAGATGTTATAAACTATATGATGATAACTAAATATAGTGTACAATAA
- a CDS encoding HAMP domain-containing sensor histidine kinase, translating to MVTKLKNLIINDSKAKFILLLLLFLLVSILFEAVYDLNNNFSNINYYYREFALPHFYFFGTPVHLSKVELEFVCIGIILSSFLLTILCFTLYKKNKQTKVKFLENVINLFSKVKIELTLILTLILLTLRFHAFTSNKMFYNTNLIIYNFIIISIVYIIYENIKYNNYNLKDMSITYVFFSNLLSMYNKKTINKKLAIVFLISIVVQAIIQYLVLIFFMYIYYAEAIAIVILFTLVNTVFHFYIYNFLSVKFNYINNISKNIKNIENGNLKYKLEVIGDDEISTLAKSINNITGGLETAVDANIKNERMKAELITNVSHDLKTPLTSILSYVDMLKNNDFDRETINDYINILDKKSQRLKLLIDDIFEASKLSSGDVEFNITKTDIRELLIQSIVEFEDKIQNSSLDFIIETPEYAVFTMIDGKKTWRVFENLICNILKYSMPNTRVYIDMFIKEENIILTFKNISNDKLNLKPEELIERFRRGDISRKTDGSGLGLSIAQNIIELENAHMEIIIDADLFKVMLTFRRVN from the coding sequence TTGGTTACAAAATTGAAAAACTTAATTATTAATGATTCTAAAGCAAAATTTATTTTATTATTATTACTGTTTCTATTAGTTTCTATATTATTTGAAGCAGTTTATGATTTGAATAATAACTTTTCTAATATTAATTATTATTATAGAGAGTTTGCTCTCCCTCATTTTTATTTTTTCGGTACTCCTGTACATTTGTCAAAAGTAGAATTAGAGTTTGTCTGCATAGGTATTATATTATCAAGTTTTTTATTGACTATACTATGTTTTACATTGTATAAAAAAAATAAACAAACTAAAGTCAAATTCTTAGAGAATGTCATAAACCTTTTTTCTAAGGTAAAAATAGAACTTACACTTATATTAACTTTGATACTATTAACCTTAAGGTTTCATGCATTTACAAGTAATAAAATGTTTTACAACACTAATTTAATAATCTACAATTTTATAATTATATCTATAGTCTATATAATATATGAAAATATTAAATATAATAACTATAATCTAAAAGATATGTCTATAACATATGTATTCTTTTCAAACTTACTTAGTATGTATAATAAAAAAACTATAAATAAAAAATTAGCTATAGTATTTTTAATATCTATAGTTGTACAAGCTATTATCCAATATCTTGTTTTGATATTCTTTATGTATATATATTATGCTGAGGCAATAGCTATAGTAATTTTATTTACACTTGTAAACACAGTTTTTCATTTTTATATATACAACTTTTTATCTGTTAAGTTTAATTACATAAATAACATATCAAAAAATATAAAAAATATAGAAAATGGCAATTTAAAGTATAAATTAGAAGTTATAGGAGATGATGAAATATCTACTTTAGCCAAAAGTATAAATAATATAACAGGCGGTCTTGAAACTGCTGTAGATGCTAATATAAAAAATGAAAGGATGAAGGCAGAGCTTATCACAAACGTATCTCATGACTTAAAAACTCCACTTACATCTATATTAAGCTATGTTGATATGTTAAAAAATAATGACTTTGACAGAGAGACTATAAATGACTATATAAATATTTTAGATAAAAAATCACAAAGATTAAAATTATTAATAGATGACATATTTGAAGCATCTAAGCTAAGTAGTGGAGATGTAGAATTTAATATAACAAAAACCGATATAAGAGAACTTTTAATTCAAAGTATTGTAGAATTTGAAGACAAAATTCAAAATAGCAGTTTAGATTTTATAATAGAAACACCTGAATATGCTGTTTTTACCATGATAGATGGTAAAAAAACTTGGAGAGTTTTTGAGAATCTAATTTGCAATATACTAAAATACTCTATGCCTAACACTAGGGTCTATATAGATATGTTTATAAAGGAAGAAAATATAATATTAACGTTTAAAAATATTTCAAATGATAAACTAAATCTAAAACCAGAAGAGTTAATAGAAAGATTTAGAAGGGGTGATATATCTAGAAAAACAGATGGCTCTGGTCTTGGTTTATCAATTGCTCAAAATATAATTGAATTAGAAAATGCACACATGGAAATAATTATAGATGCTGATTTATTTAAGGTAATGCTTACTTTTAGAAGAGTTAATTGA
- a CDS encoding helix-turn-helix transcriptional regulator, translating into MPKFTCNLKKYRQLKELTQEQLAEKVGVRRETIMRLEAGKYNPSLKLAIDISKIVDTPIDELFIFD; encoded by the coding sequence ATGCCTAAATTCACTTGTAACCTAAAAAAATATAGACAATTAAAAGAATTAACTCAAGAACAATTAGCAGAAAAAGTAGGAGTTAGAAGAGAAACCATTATGCGTTTAGAAGCAGGAAAGTATAATCCTTCTTTGAAATTAGCAATAGATATATCAAAAATAGTAGATACACCTATTGATGAATTGTTTATTTTTGATTAG
- a CDS encoding ABC transporter permease, giving the protein MKNKFFTTLLTGFFAIVFLFIVSPLLMLIIKGISYVPICLKSVEVQYAITLSIKTSLISTIVCLLLAIPVAYFLHITKLPFKKLIIQIINLPMSLPHLVSGIALLLLFGRMGIGDSIYKIFKLDFIFTKQGIVLAQIFVNLPLTIKILHTSLNESNEKMIFVARTLGCNSWEAFRFIILPNLKTGIISATVMTWSRALGEFGAVAMIAGSTRMKTEIIPTSIYLNMSTGDIDIAIGIAVILIFLSLTCLMLFEIFFNREVDKN; this is encoded by the coding sequence TTGAAAAATAAATTTTTTACTACTCTACTTACTGGATTTTTTGCTATAGTCTTTTTGTTTATTGTATCACCACTTCTTATGTTAATCATTAAAGGGATAAGTTATGTTCCTATATGCTTAAAATCAGTGGAAGTACAGTATGCAATAACACTTAGTATTAAAACATCTTTAATATCTACTATAGTATGCCTTTTATTAGCTATTCCAGTAGCATATTTTTTACATATTACTAAATTACCATTTAAAAAACTGATTATACAGATAATAAATCTCCCTATGTCTCTTCCACACTTAGTATCAGGAATTGCTCTTTTACTTTTGTTTGGAAGAATGGGGATTGGAGATTCCATTTATAAGATTTTTAAGCTTGATTTTATATTTACAAAGCAAGGTATAGTTTTAGCACAAATATTTGTAAATCTTCCACTTACTATTAAAATACTTCACACTTCATTAAATGAAAGTAATGAAAAGATGATATTTGTTGCACGTACCCTTGGATGTAATAGTTGGGAAGCATTTAGATTTATAATTCTTCCAAATCTAAAAACTGGAATCATATCTGCAACTGTAATGACTTGGTCAAGAGCACTTGGTGAATTTGGTGCAGTAGCTATGATAGCAGGTTCTACACGTATGAAAACTGAAATTATTCCTACATCTATATATTTAAATATGTCTACTGGTGATATAGACATTGCTATCGGAATAGCTGTAATTTTGATATTTCTCTCACTTACATGCTTGATGCTTTTTGAGATATTTTTTAATAGAGAGGTTGATAAGAATTAA
- a CDS encoding type II secretion system protein, which yields MKNKKGFTLVELLVVIAIIGILAIVALPALFKNIEKAKIAKLEADISAIKSASLSYYADESKYTEGNIIWWTKKDGKITVNSGIGDEDPLAHKIENLGMPYNGSYTLVSSNGSEEYLELNIIIDGEISKSGLDKLEEDYGSSITIPNDKNMIITFLSNKSDN from the coding sequence ATGAAAAATAAAAAAGGATTTACTCTAGTGGAATTATTAGTAGTAATTGCTATAATAGGAATATTGGCAATAGTAGCACTTCCAGCATTATTTAAAAATATAGAAAAAGCAAAGATAGCTAAACTTGAAGCTGATATAAGTGCAATAAAAAGTGCGTCTCTTAGCTACTATGCAGATGAATCAAAATATACTGAAGGAAACATAATATGGTGGACTAAAAAAGATGGAAAAATAACAGTAAACTCTGGTATTGGTGATGAAGACCCTTTGGCACATAAAATAGAAAATTTAGGCATGCCTTATAATGGTTCGTACACTTTAGTGTCATCTAATGGTAGTGAAGAATACTTAGAATTAAACATAATTATAGATGGAGAAATAAGTAAAAGTGGTCTAGATAAATTAGAAGAAGATTATGGTAGTTCAATAACAATACCAAATGATAAAAATATGATAATAACTTTTTTATCTAATAAATCAGACAATTAA
- the modA gene encoding molybdate ABC transporter substrate-binding protein: protein MFKKLSVLALAMIISLSITACNSKENKANDESNTKVTTADDSKEKETLFVYSGAGLKKPMDEIAKKFEKENNVKVEYSYAGSAQLIAQIETSHKGDVFIVGSEPIYSKAFEKELVGEHKTVAHHTPAIVVPKGNPANIQKLEDLNKDGVKLILGDKESNAIGKTTQKILEKNNLKSINDNVVSTAATVNEMIVQLTSSKADATIATKDSVFGNEDVEVIEIAQDKNIDQLISAGIVNYSDKKDLANKFINYIESDEAKQIFKKYGFEPVK, encoded by the coding sequence ATGTTTAAAAAACTTTCAGTACTAGCTTTAGCTATGATTATTTCATTAAGTATTACTGCATGTAATTCTAAAGAAAACAAAGCTAATGATGAATCTAATACTAAAGTGACAACAGCTGATGATTCAAAAGAAAAAGAGACTCTTTTTGTCTATTCAGGGGCAGGTTTAAAGAAACCAATGGATGAAATAGCAAAAAAATTTGAGAAAGAAAATAATGTCAAAGTTGAATATAGCTATGCAGGTTCTGCACAGCTAATAGCTCAAATTGAGACAAGTCACAAAGGAGACGTATTTATTGTTGGTTCTGAACCAATTTATTCAAAGGCCTTTGAAAAAGAACTTGTAGGTGAACATAAAACGGTTGCACATCATACACCTGCAATAGTTGTACCTAAAGGAAATCCAGCTAATATTCAAAAATTGGAAGACTTAAATAAAGATGGAGTTAAACTTATTTTGGGAGACAAAGAGTCTAATGCTATAGGTAAGACTACACAAAAAATACTTGAAAAAAATAATTTAAAATCTATAAATGATAATGTTGTCTCTACAGCTGCAACTGTAAATGAAATGATTGTACAGTTAACATCAAGTAAAGCTGATGCTACAATAGCCACAAAAGATTCGGTCTTTGGTAATGAAGATGTAGAAGTTATAGAAATTGCCCAAGATAAAAATATAGACCAACTCATATCAGCAGGAATCGTAAACTATAGTGATAAAAAAGATTTAGCTAATAAATTTATAAATTATATAGAGTCAGACGAAGCTAAACAGATATTTAAAAAATATGGTTTTGAACCTGTTAAGTAG
- a CDS encoding DUF3796 domain-containing protein translates to MIQKKFFMGFCGFLGFLSLRYFSSGNVADLTYIGFFAFFSNFIIAKINGDKADERYVQDEKAAMAFTGQLAIIELFILWCITIVSRNIELMCVLLSITYAITLNVYAIKLYILEEK, encoded by the coding sequence ATGATTCAGAAAAAATTTTTTATGGGTTTTTGTGGTTTCCTTGGATTTTTAAGTCTTAGATATTTTTCATCTGGCAATGTTGCTGACCTTACATATATTGGATTTTTTGCTTTTTTCTCAAACTTTATTATAGCAAAAATAAATGGTGATAAAGCAGATGAAAGGTATGTACAAGATGAAAAAGCAGCTATGGCATTTACAGGACAGCTTGCTATTATAGAATTATTCATTTTATGGTGTATTACTATAGTGTCTAGGAATATAGAATTAATGTGTGTTTTACTATCAATTACATATGCAATCACTTTAAATGTTTATGCTATAAAACTTTATATTTTAGAGGAAAAATAA
- a CDS encoding PIG-L family deacetylase codes for MTFKNKKFTINKYKILSIILVLCLILTAFSSYVNYSHKKFKDYVVFYVQHQDDEVLWAGSAIVNAIKERGKNHVFVVLVSTGCGISVFDKYKKYENLTNIQKSEYRNREFLASLNSLGVIRENIILLPETNTNGNTDFNYMEKIALTFEEKFKNVTHIAHTYKLDDHLQHLKNGSVIQNLYNAGKIKDAKYFVKPKFADKITFNNKIVYKAHSTEDYEKVKNACQQYKIVDELEYREGIGYKSDHKSFDKLLNNKDVPAILHTPNL; via the coding sequence ATGACATTTAAGAATAAAAAATTTACTATAAATAAATATAAAATTCTATCTATTATTCTAGTTTTATGTTTGATTTTAACCGCTTTTAGTAGCTATGTGAATTATAGTCATAAAAAATTTAAAGATTATGTTGTCTTCTATGTTCAGCATCAAGATGATGAAGTGTTGTGGGCTGGGAGTGCTATTGTTAATGCTATAAAAGAAAGAGGAAAAAATCATGTATTTGTGGTTTTAGTATCTACTGGATGTGGTATATCCGTCTTTGATAAATATAAAAAATATGAAAACCTAACAAATATACAAAAATCAGAATATAGAAATAGAGAATTTTTAGCTTCTCTTAATAGCCTTGGTGTAATAAGGGAAAATATAATATTATTACCAGAAACAAATACAAATGGTAATACTGACTTCAATTACATGGAAAAAATTGCTCTTACATTTGAAGAAAAATTTAAAAATGTAACTCATATAGCACATACTTATAAATTAGATGACCATTTACAACATTTAAAAAATGGTTCTGTTATCCAAAATTTATATAATGCTGGTAAAATAAAAGATGCTAAATATTTTGTAAAACCTAAATTTGCTGATAAAATAACTTTTAATAATAAGATAGTTTATAAAGCTCATTCTACTGAGGACTATGAAAAGGTTAAAAATGCCTGTCAACAATACAAAATTGTTGATGAATTAGAATATAGAGAAGGTATTGGCTATAAGTCTGACCATAAATCATTTGATAAGTTATTAAATAATAAAGATGTTCCTGCTATACTTCATACACCTAATTTATAA